The Thermodesulfobacteriota bacterium nucleotide sequence GCGCAGCTCCCTGTCTCGCTCCCCGGGTAAATCCGTCGGAGAGCCACGCCTGGGAGAGCCCGAGCCGCGTGTCGAAATCCTCCCCCTTCGAAAGGATCCCCTTGTAGATCGAAACGGCGGCGTTCGAATTGCCGCTCCACTTCAGCGCGCTCGCCCGCGCCAGCAGCGCGTCCTTGTCGTCCGGCGACGCGGCGAGGACGGCCGAGGACTCCTCGAGCGATTCGCGCAGCTTGCCGTTCCACGCGAGGCATCGCGCCAGGTGGGTCCGAGCGGCGGCGTTCCCCGGGTCTTCGGAGAGGATCTCCCGCAATTCCCGGATCGCCTCGTCGAGCCGGCCGGCCCAGGAAAGATATCGCGCCATCATGAACCGGTCCTCCCGCGGGAAGCCCCGGTACAGCGACAACGCCTTCCCGTATTCCCCCGCCGCGCCCCCGATATCGTTCCGCACGCGGAAATCGTCGCCGCGCTCCTTGTGAATGAGCGCCTTCTCCCGGTCGGTATCGGCAGCGCCGCGGGCGCCGGGCTCGTCCGCCGCTTGGGAATAAACGGCCCCCGCAGGAACCATGGAGGAGACCGCGACCGCAACCGCGGCAAGGAACAGGATCTTCCGTATCGGTTTCATGACTCCACGCCCGCCTTGAAGGAATGGATGTCGTAGCCATCGTTCACGTTCTTCCTCGGGATCGCGGAAAGGTCGCCGGGCCCGGTGAAATCGCCCTCCCCCGAAGTCAGGAGATAACGGAATCCCGCCCGCCTCGCGATCTCGACATGCTTCGCCTCGTACAGGCCGTATGGCCAGGCGAGGATCTCCGTGGACCCGCCCGTCTCCCGCCGCAGCAGCTCCCGGAACTTCTCCAGATCTTCCTCCAGCCGCTTTCCCGGGACGCCGATGACGCCCCGGTGGGTGTAGGCGTGGAGGCCGTAGGTGTGGCAGCCCAGGTCCACCGCGCCGGTCCGCAGGAGGTAACGGTACTCGTCCCAGGAGAGCATCGGCCGGTTCCCGCCGACGTCCAGGTACGACCCCACGGAGGAGCCGATGACGTTGATCGTG carries:
- a CDS encoding polysaccharide deacetylase family protein: MRITRRDFLRWGGALAGTLSAPGPAFGKGGRLRVPVLLYHDISDDFRDDYTVSPARFAAQMEWLYGNGYRAVPLRELARLPGNAKAVVITFDDGYASFLEYAWPLFREYGFHSTINVIGSSVGSYLDVGGNRPMLSWDEYRYLLRTGAVDLGCHTYGLHAYTHRGVIGVPGKRLEEDLEKFRELLRRETGGSTEILAWPYGLYEAKHVEIARRAGFRYLLTSGEGDFTGPGDLSAIPRKNVNDGYDIHSFKAGVES